CTAACGTCACTAGTGTAAAAGTGAGTGAACTATACAGCAATACTTTCCAGGGTCTCTCCACACAGGGAGAAGAGTGGAGTGCTTCTATCCAGGATAACAACAACAGTGAGTGAAGTCCCCACAAGCCCAGTCCCGAGATGTGATTTGTTTCCTCAGTCCTCATTTATTGTAGGGTTTCTACAGGCACAGCAACCTCTCTGACCAGGAGCAGCCCAGACTTTATTCACTGCTAGATCAAAATCTGGATCTCCTGTTCCTCTGAACTAAGTCCCACAGAGATCAAGAACTTAGTATCATGGGGCACTTAAACCCCAACCAACAaggatattttttaaagtatctgCAAAAATAAAGCCAATCAACCAAGCATTGCCACATTTTCTTTGCAAGTATAAACCCCATGCTGTTTTCTCCAAAACTAATTTTGAGAAGGCAGTCCAATATAACATAGAATACACGCCTAGCTATCCTTTTTACGAACTCATATTGTAGCAATTCCCATTAAAATGTTAGCTCAGTCTTTCCCCCTGTATTTTAGAAGGTACATTTAACACAGGTTGCAAACTGGATTTTTTAACCTATTATTTCTCAATTATCTTTAAATCTTGCTCAAGCAGCCTACTGCATTGTTTCCTATTGTCTCATATATCTGGTTAACAACGTACACAACGATTAACTGTTTCAAGCATGgaagcagcaaaggaaaggcaTGCTTTAGCAGAGTTACAGCTTGAGGTTTATCTTTCCAACAGACAAAGCGGGGAAGAGCGCAACATTGCAAAATGGAGTGTGCAGATTATGGAAAGGCCAAAGCTTAAAGGACTTAAGAGCTCCCACTCACTAGTGAAGGACTTATCCAGAGGTTTCTCTATGACAGAGCATGTGGAGTCTGAActactgctgctgctactgcctggaaaacagaaatgcGTCCCACAGAAAAACCCAGAGAGGAAGAAACATGCAGATGGGAAGTTAGTTCTAAAGGAAAGAAACCCAGAAGAGCCAGCAACCTAGCTCAAAAAAGCACAAGTTCCCATCAGGAAGGATTTGCTAGGATCCCCCCCAGACTCAGTTTGCAAAGCCACCATTTCCCAGCACAAGACTGCATGCTCAGAAATACATTGCAGTTAAAACCCATCTTAACCAGACTACAGCTTGAAACAACATGCCAAGGCAGCCTCCGTTTGAAGCAACAACAGCAGAGAACACCAAATCATAGTGGAGAAGGCTGTGGATATCTGCCACAGCAGAGGATTCAGTGACAAGGAAGCCTTTCCAGTCTGACGCACATGGCAATGTGCACTTCTCACTCTGAAAGGCAGAAACAGCTTACACAGGGAGAGTCAGTGTGTATTCCCGTGAAGCAGCTCCCTTAGGGAACTTAACTACAGTAGTTTGTTTGGGAGTTGAATAAGTCAGTTATTCGCCCTCTACTCCTTCCAAGCAGCACTTTGAAGGTGACCTCCTCTTGGGAGGAGATTTGGGCAGGACATTTGGAGACAGTGGTCAAGCTTTCCACTTCTAGAAATAACCAAAAAGTGAAAATGAAGCTGTTACAACAATCACCAAAGGCATAGCAAAGTCATTTATGACTACTTGGACAGACACCAAAATGAAGACAGTACACCTAAAAGCAGGAATGCTTTAACAGGAATTTTTTTCAACAGATGTGGGTGCTTCAGGAAGGCAATTTGAATGTCAAAATAAGTTTACTAGAGAAGCTGGAAGTTGGGATGTATCACTGGGCTTGATTTCTCTACTATCCATAAGGAATTACTAGCAGGGTTCTAGGAGAACAGCAAGCTCCCAAGAAGCCACAGCATCTCATGGTACACAGTGACCTGCAGTTCCACGTTCAGCAACATCCCCTGGAGTTCAGATGACACACAGCAGTTGAACACTGATGTGGGACCAAGGAAACTTCACCATGGGATTTGCAGACTGCTCCCAAAAAAATTACGTGCAGCTCCCATTAAGCTTTTCAGCTAGCACAAAGATACCCAAGCATCACGTTTTCCCTCTATCAGTATAAAATAGGACACCAGAAGAGTCAGTTACTGAAGATCCATAAGACAGATGAATCCTTTGCCTAAACCACAGCCAAAATTCCCCTCCAATCATACCCATGGCTATAAAAACCACATCTGCCTACAAACAATCTTTGGCATCTTCTTCCTCCCACCTCTGTCAGCAGGGGAAGTTCCACATCACCAGTCACAAGCCATATGCAGCCACCTTGCGGCACTCAGGGAGCCACCACAAAGGAGGATATCACCACAAGCACAGCTACCCGAGTGGAAGCAGGTACTACACAGGTTTGGAGCTGTCCATCCACAGAGACGGCACCAAAGGGCTTCGTTTCTAGGAGAGGCATGATAATTGCAGCGGCATAGGGCAGCTCTACAACTCCTCTtgtccctgcctggctctggctACACTTCCTACACCAGCTCGTGGATAAGAGGAGACTAGTGGCACTGACAGGAATCTCTACTGCCTTACCCCGCCGTGTCTTCCGCTTCTCCTCTCCAATCTCCCcatcttcatcctcctcttcaGAATCACTGGTTTCAGAACCAGAGATCTCTTCCCCTAGAAGAGAAGAGTGTGCTTTTATCAAAAGCTTTCCTTCGCCTCCTATCAGCTTGTTACTGTGACAGCAGCATTTGTGCAAACACAGCAGTGCCTGACATCAGCTGACAAGCACCTGCAGAAGTCCTTAACTGTTAAGCAGGCAGACAGCTTGCCATGGCTCAGGAAACTTAAGGACAATCAAGATAAGTAACTGAATGCTGTGATGTCAGTGTGTACGTATTAAAGCTCAAGAGGCTGttttctatggaaaaaaaagcatctttGCACAGCTGAAACAACAAAGTTTTCCTAGCAGGATTCTACCATACCTTCTCTTCCACCTCACACTTCTACctcagatgaaagaaaaagaagcattaCTGACCATTTCCTGCTTCTCCTGAATGGGGCAGACACCAAACAGCAAGTCATGTTGGAATTACTgctacagctgctctgtgctgtatCTCTGGAGAGAGATGCTGTGACAAGGTCACTGTTTAGCAAGCATCTCTCTACCAGGGTCACTCCATGTTGATGGACTAGAAGTGACACAAGGCTATGAAGTTACATGGCTTAAAGAAGCTTCTTGTTGCTCTACAGTGTTCGaaaccccagctccagctccacaaATCTGGTTCATTCTTCCCCCTGATAAATGCATCCCTCCTCCCCAATCAGAGAAAAAGTGTGACCTGTTGTTAACAGTCCAGTTTAATTCCCTGTACCATGTCAGCTGTGTCCAGAGCCCCCATGCTTGCTAGGGAAACCCAAGGAAACTGCCAGCCTGGAGGCCACCACTCACCCTAGTGCCAAGTGCCACCTAGTGGGAAAGCCAGGCCCCCACGAGCAGCCTTAGACACCTCTCCTGGCACCCAGCTCAGCATAAAAAACCAGGACACCGACCTGCACCAGCGGCCAACCTCGCGTGATAATTCAAGTAGCAAAGAATGTTCCCATTCAAACAGAACAATCAAATTCAAATGGAACTGTGCAGAGAGGAACacaaggggaaaggaagagtcTCACCTTCTTCCAGTTTTTTCTTAAGCTCTTCAATTTCTTTTTGGAACTGGCGGAGCATAGCATCCTTGGGATCCTCATTAATCCTGGCCTTGTTCTTTATGTTCTTGGCTCTGTTTGCATACCTGAGAGTGCTGATGGTTTCATCGTAGTTGTAGTCTGCTGGTCCAATGTTTGCACACTGCAACACGTGGAGACCAAGTTACTGGAGAACAGTATCAGAGCCCAGCACAAGGTACTGCAGGAACCCACCCCCAGCTCTGACAGTCTGGCACTGCTACTCTTTCCCAAGCTTTCCAGCTGCTTCTACACTGAAGCCACTCTTGACTACTCAAGCACAGGTTCTGTTTGATCTCATGCATGTATGTATACGTGTGCTGTGTTTAGAACCTCATCTATACAGAGCCAAAGAGAAAAGATAGAAAGAGATGCACATTGAAGGTTCTCTAAGCTGCAAACAGCTCAGGATTAGAGAGGTAAATGCCACGCTGTTCAAGTCACTATGCTATCCCTGCAAAAATGCAGCCCAATAGCTGGCACTGGAAAGGGCATCTCTTAGCTTACCATCATGGTTTTGGAATTGCCTCCCAGGGAGTCCTGCAGCAGCCGTGTGAGTTTGGAGTTACGGTAGGGCACGTGAGTGCTCTTGCCATCTACCAGTGCAGAGATAACATTGCCCAGTGTGGAGAGAGAGAGGTTGATCTTAGTGGCTTCCTTCAGTCTCTGCCCTGTGGCTCCAGTTTTTGTCTGTCTTTCAGAACCCTGCAAAGGGAACATGAAGCAGGAGTTAAAACAGATCCTCTAATACATCTCCTCCCTGCAAACAGAATCAGCTACACCTGAAATCTTGCTAGCAGCCATGCCACTAACCACCTCATCCATTATTAGAGAGCCTCGCTAAGTATCTCAGACATTGTTAGAGAGACAAGTCAAACAGGTCTTAAACAGAAACCTTCAGTGCTAGCAAATTCTGGATTGCTCAAAGCAATGCAGCTGACAAAGCTGAGACTTTCCTCCCCATGAACAAAAATGTTATGGGAAGTCAGTCGGCAACTAAAAGGCAccccagctggagctgccaaTTGCCATCTACAGCCCTTCCTATAAGCAGAACAAGAGAGAACAGCAACACTGCAATTATTTTAAAGAGTTTCATAGAGCATCTTAAACACACATCACATAAATAAGTTAATGCATGTAAATAAGTTAAGTTGAATGCCTTTAGTCTCACTTTTTCTGCATCTTCCCCAAGGAAAGGTACCTCAGTATAAATCTTGGGCTTAAGCCATGTTTTACCAGCACAATTACACTGGTTCAAAGTGTAACACTGGGGGAAGGAACCCGCAAGTGATGAACAACATGGTCACAACCCTCTGGAAAAAAACTCAACAACACAAACCAAATGTCTTGCCAAAGACCTGGCTGGTCCTACTCACAGCAAGGTCAACGAGGTGCAGCTTCCCCATGCGCACGTGCATGTTCCCATCGACTCCCTTCTCACTGCACTCAATGGTGATAGTGAAGATGGCATGTGAGCGAGAGCTGTGCTCGTTCATGTTTGTGGCACCAACAGAACCTTTTAATAGAGACAAAAGCAGTGATGTCTTCAGAATTAGTCACATCTTCCTCTAACTCCTCCTGATCTCAGAGGAGACTCAACCCCACCTCTTTACCCAGCCCTGTATTCCAGAAGATAGCAGAGGGATGCTCAGACTCAGCAGCAAAGTGTATTCTTGGGCACTGAAGTTGCAGTACACTTCCAACCTGGACTAGCAGAAGGTCCTGCAGCCTGCTCTAAGCCAACCACAGATTCCCAAGAGCAGCAATTGTCCTCATCTGTTTCATACAGGCTAAAAAGATCAGTAGCTTAAGGTGTTCACAGCTGATCCCTGAAAACAGCTGTAGTTTGGGAAATAAGAACACAGCAATGCATGCCAAGGGCAACAAGAGTCAGAACTTTAAGTCATTAAATAATCTGAGCTTAACTAAGAAGTCTTCCAGAACACAAACTACCTCCCACACACAGCACAGGGGTAATGTTCATCCTGATCAGAACTGAAGTGGAAAAAGGACCAAGAGACACACAAGCAATTCTAACAACACTGCCCTCATTGCATCCTCCCTTTGCTGATCCCCCCCACACTGGCCAATGTGGGAGGCACAGCCTTCTTTACCTGCCCCTGCAAAAAAGGGGTTTGGGAGGAGATACTCTTTTTGTTCTGTTCAGCCAAACACTCTTCCCAGCAACAGGACTAGGATCTCCTACTGTGGTCTGGTAACCAGATCTTTGCTCTGTCTGAGCTATAaacctgcccacagcaaggctaCATACGGTTCTTGTGGCCCAGAGTCATGATTCTGTCCATATCATCTGCATTGTTTACGACATAAGCTGAAAGGTCTTTGATATAAACTCCCACATCAGGTCTCTCTTTCACCTAGGAGAGAAACAGTTCAGACTGAGCATCCCTAGGAGACCCTCGACAGCAATTCTAGTGATACTGTAACAGTACAGTGGTTTACCCCTCCATGTTCTGGTTTGCACATAAAATACTCCACTTGGAATCAGAGCAGATAAGGAATAAAGACTCATGCATGACAACATGCTACTGTTTTCCTCTGGGGGAAAGACATGATTTTAAATCCCAGTCTCTAATTTCCAGGACTGCTGAGGGGCCTTTGGGGGTAGAATTGCAGGTACAAAACTGCCTCAGGTGGAACAGCCAGTTTGTGCAACTGACCAAGTGGAAGAGATTCAGAGAAGCCAGCAGTAACGTATAGCTACTGCATCTTAAAGGAAAAGAGGACTGCTGAGGAGTCCAACCTCCCACTTCCCTGCAAGTGCTTCTCTGGTCTTTAAAACAGAATATTGCTCTGATTCAAAACAAATACCACATTCAGATGAGGAGGCTCACCTCTAACCTCTGTGTCTGGTCCTTTCCCAGCAGGTCCCGCACTTCCTCATTGTAAATTTCCAGGTAAGAGACACGAACTAAAAACCTGCAGGTGAAGAGTTGGGTAGTTCACTTAACAAAACATTTGCTGAAGTCCCACAAACACAGTCACAGAGTGcaaagaaaacagtgaaaagAGCCTTTCATCTTGGAAGAACTACCATTTCTATTGTCCTTGTCAAGGTCAGGCTCCTGCTACACATGgactcacattttaaaaaaaaaaaaaaaaaaaagacagaagcaGTGAAGAGAAGGCATTTACCTTGTATCCCCCTCTGCCTTGGCAATGTGACCAAATATATGGGCAAAGGAATTTGGAATGATGCCTCTGAGCTCAGGAACTGCTCGGACCCCTTCCATGGTGAAAGTTTTGCCTGTTCCAGTCTGCCCATATGCAAAAATAGTACCTGAAGGATAAGGTAAAAGAACAAACTTTAAGAAGTTTTCTCTAAACTCTAACTGCAGTTCTACTTCATCCCTTCTTAGCCTAATATCACTAAACACCTCTATTGTTATGGAGTTAAAATTTTCCACCCACTCCAGTAACTATGGGAGTGCAAGGCTGGAGCAACAGATATGCTGGGCAAACACGGCAAACCCAATTTAGCGGCTGCTTAATCCAGCCTGCAAGATGTCTAATAAAAAGTCCACTTGTTTTAAAAGTGCAGAGTGATTAAAGTATGGAATGCTATTACACTTCAATTCCACATATGAACAATACAGGTAAGCCCAATTAATAACACAGCCAATTAGCAGCAGATGATTATATATCAACAGCAAACCCAACTACACCTGATCTCTAAGCCATAGCAGAAATGGTGTGAGGCTTCTacagcagagccacagcaaaACCCCAGCTCTGAACCTGCACATACAGCTACAATTTGGACTAAAGAATCAGCTTGCACAGAAACGCATCCAGAAACGTTACTAAGATCCCAGGCTCTGGAACTCCAGAAAAATTCCAGTTCTTAGATTTAGCCTGGCACTGCTGAAAACTCCAAGTCTTTGTTATCAAGCCAGTGACATTACAGATCGGAAAAAATGAATAGAATATTTCAGCTAGAAGGGACCTACAAtaatcatctagtccaactgacCAAGCAACTCACAGCTGACCAAAAATTAAAGAATGTTGTTAAAGGCATTGTCCAAACGACTCTTAAACTCTGACTTGGGGCATCAATCACCTCTCTAgaaagcctgttccagtgtctcagtaaagaaatgcttccaaATGTCCAATCTAAACCGCCCCAGGCACAACCTTAAACCATTCATTTTCAAACCATGAACTTTTATCAGCTGAAACCAGTGTCTGTTAGCACAAGAGATTATTAGTCATTTTATAAACCTTGGAAAACTTTGTAAACTGTTGTTGTTTGTAGCATACTGTTATGGAAAGAAGTAATCTGCTTTCctttatatattatatttccATGCataacagacacacacacaaaaatcatGGCCATGCTCATCTCAGCTGCAGGAAGCAATAGACTCTATGTGGGGAAGGGCAGATGTGTTTAAGCAGTCATCCCAGTTGAAAATAGCAAAGttcagaggaaaaaacacagcagctcTATGCAGACTTCTGGTATATATACACCTAGTGACTGCCCAGCCatggcagctcctgggcacTGAAGTTGTACAGTGAGAAGCCGCTGAGAATTCTGATAATGAGATAAGTGCATATCTTTTGcaaagtgaagaaaaaggataaaaacaTGCAGCTAACTGATCTCAGCAGAGTCTCCTTCATCACCCATCTCCCACTGTTAATGACAGTAGTGGATACAACCCCTGAGCACTCAGAACAGCAAGTACCTTCAGGCTTTTTTAAGTTAGAGGCCACAATAGAAACAATTCAGGACTACAGCCCTCAGAAAGTGAAACTCTCTTACACAAGGTCGGCAGGAACTTCAACAAAGCAAAGAATAGGAGACCAGATGGGATCCTTCCCTTACAACAAGGGACTTACCATTGTACCCCTCTAGGACAGAATCTATAATAGGTCTTGCTGTTAAATTATAGACATCCAGCTGTTTACTCTCTGGTCCAAACACTGTGTCAAATGTAAATGTCTTAGGAGGCTCATTGGATGAGTCTGTTTTATGAACAGTTATAGTTCCTCTTATCTCATCCACATTCACTGCCATTTTGTAGCCTGTAGCTTTCTCCCGGTCATTGAGAGGCCGGCAGCGAACAACCACCTTGACATTGTCACAGCTTTCCGGCTTGTCCAGCTTCTCAGGCTTGTTAATCtataattattaaaaagaaaaaaaaaaatacacaggctGTAACACCAGTGTtaacatagaatcacagaaaggtttggggtggaagaaacccagttccaccccctgccatgggtagaaacaccttccactggagcaggttgctccaagccctgtccagcctggccttaaacacttccagggatgtgacagccacagctgctccggGCAATCTATGCCAGGgccttaccaccctcacagggaaaattttcttcctaatatccagtctagTCCTACTCACTCTCACTATAAAACCACTGTCTGTTTAAGCACAAACACTGTTGAATGAGCTTGAGCAACTACATCTCCAAAGAATCATGAACTTGGGGACTTAAAGCCAGGACTGGTTTATAATTAAAGCTGAGAGAATAACACACTTATTCAGGCAATGCCTTCTTCTGTTTGCCAATGTGGAAACCAAATGAGTAAACCTTGAGCATTTCACATTCAACACCATCTAAGAATTTTTTCAAGAAACAATTTCACACTTGCAATCTGCAACAAGTTTGCCGGAATTTGGTGCAGCCATGACATTCTTTTTCAGTAACACTGAGTACACATTCTCAAACCTCAGATACTAGGGAGTGCTGGCTGAAGGGAATTCATTTCAGTTACAACCCTCAACGTTGTACATGCTAAAGTTTAATCCTTTAGAAAACCTcacattcattttctttcacGTAGTTACCAAAACAAATCTTGAAGCACAGCTGATGAATCTAGTTAAGCCTGAGACACTCCCCTTGGCTGGGAGTGCGGCAGCTGAGCGTTTATCTACTCCTAGAGCAGCTATACTGGATGTCAAGCCGAAACAAACCCTGTTTCCAAGCGCTTCTCCCTCCGGCTGCTACCTACCCCGATTTCTCTCAGGCCTCAGCAGCGGCTTCTGCCGCCCTGCAGAACGCAGAGAGCGGCTCAGCCCCACGtgggcgggggagggaccgCACACGAGGCGCCAGCCAAAATCAGGTGCGGAATTCGGGTATCTCCACGAGCCACCCGGGATATGGGAGGAGACCCTCAGGGGAGGCCGAACTTCTACCCCCCACTGCcaaggcgccgccgcctctgcgGGGCCTCGCCCCGCCCGGAGCCCCTCATCACCCCCCGCCCCGCTCGGCCTGACAGGCGCCGCCCGCACCGCGGCTCCTGCGCCGTGGAACGGAGGCGACGCGGCCTGCGAAAACCGAGCGCGGCGGGCCGAGATGCGCAGTGACTAGACGGCCCCGTGAGCCACGGCCCACCTTCCCCCGGGTCTCACCGGCATGGCGATGGCAGCAGCGACAACCGCAGCCAGGCGCTGGCCCCGCGGAACAATAACAGCACCGCGCctgcgcccgccccgccccgccccgcggccgaCCCCCGAGCGCTGCGGAGGCCGCGCAACCAATGGCGGGCGGGGGAAGGCGGGGCCGGAGGCGGAGTCGGCGGCGGAGTGGCGGCGGACGTCCTGGACACCGCCCGGGAGTAGGGACaccgcgccgggccgggccgggccgctgGCCCGACGGGGCTCTGAGGGATCTCCAGTGGGTTTGACAGGGCTTCAGAGGCTCTGACAAGACTCCACTGTTCTGGAAGGGCTCCAGGGGGTCTGACGAGGTTCTGGGTCTCTGACAGGGCTGCAGCCCCAACCTGTTCTCCACACAAGGAAGAAAATCCATCTCCTTTTCCTGACTGTAGTGTTTTGAATTGCTGATGAAATAGAGGGACTGCAGAGTACCTTAAATATAAACAAGCGATACAGTCCAAGTGGGACACAAATCAGTTAGCCCCGCACTAATGAGGCACATTTCCAAGTTATTTGTCGTTTAGTGTAAAGTTTCATGGGATACTTCTGGGATCCTCCACATCCTCACCTGCTCCACTCCTACTCGCAGCATTTCAACATCACGCTGTCCATGTGTGACTTATTTacagaaattatattaaattaCTCCAACAATCTGACTTTGTCCTTTCATAATCTATGTCCTTAAGAGTCAGACATAATTCTGCTCAACGGGAGAAGTTCATGAATAGTTTCCCCAGTTCCTCGTGCCCTGAATCACAGTTGTCTCGCTCCCCCCCAGGTATTTCTGCACACCCAAATCCTGTTGGCAGGCAGGGCATTGTTCCTCTCCCACTCCTCCCCTTGCTACCTTTGCTGTGGACCACTGTGGCCTGGGATCCCTGGGCAAAGCCAGGAATCCCCAGCACCAAGCACCAAGCACAGACACAAACACAGGGCTATACCTCAGTTGTGCTGTATTTTTGCCAGAGGGATGTAAGCAGAAGCAGGAATGTGGACACAGCTGATCTGTACCTTGCAGAACTCCCCCACCAAACTGACTGGTGTGTCACAGGGCTGGGACACAGGACACAGCCATTCCCTCAGCCCCAGGTGTGTGTCACCAGGTGAGTCAGGAAGCTTGAGGACCAGGCGTTCAGTAAACAGTCTCTTTGCTTTTTACATGCTGCCATGGTGTTactcagagctgtgctgcatgCACAGATTCATGGACTAATAATTTAGCACCAAAAAATGTATAACCCAAGGGGCTGGTGAGAGAACAGAGAGTCGTGTGTAGGTAGGCAAAGCGGAGGAACGAGAAAAGGTTTAACATAAAATATTGGAACCAGCTTCCCACAGAAAATGctgcaggaggaaaacaaaGGGATCCAGGAGCTGAGGGGAAAGTTGAGACATAGAGAGATCCTGGGTGGAAGAAAACATAGGGTGAAAACACGGATGCTGGAAAAGAGGCCCAGTCCTGAGAGGGAACAAGGGTGCATATGCTCCatgaaacacagagaaaaaaatacctcCTGTGACTGGAAGGCAAATAGGTCCTGGCAGGTGCTGGGATTGTGTGGATACAGCAAATGCGTGCCCACGTCGAAGAGAAGGGGCAGTACATCTGTCAAGGCAATAACCGATGCCAGAGAAGGGGGCAGGCGGATTTGGGGGCTATGCTGAAGGTTACGGTGTTTATCACCGTGGCAGAATTTCATCCCGATCCCAGGAGCGCTTTGCCTGGAACAATGATCTCTGTGCAGATGAGACAGACCCACACGGGCTGAGACAGTGCTCACTTGGGATGGACCCCCCCCCGCTACATAAGAGTAAACTTCTCAGTGCATCAAACCGGTCAGATAAATAATCTCCAGCTTTCCCTCTGCTGAAACGGTCCGAGTTTGGATGCTCTGACATCCAGTGGCAGACGAAGTTAAAGTCATATATGGTTCCTGCTTTCAGGGAAGCATCACAGAGCTCCAGCTTTAGAAATGGAGAGCGATTTCCAGAGGATTCATGTCACTTAGAGTTTTTTAATGAAACTGCTGAGATAATGGTGTGagcttcaagaaa
This genomic interval from Aphelocoma coerulescens isolate FSJ_1873_10779 chromosome 13, UR_Acoe_1.0, whole genome shotgun sequence contains the following:
- the KIF3A gene encoding kinesin-like protein KIF3A isoform X2, whose amino-acid sequence is MAVNVDEIRGTITVHKTDSSNEPPKTFTFDTVFGPESKQLDVYNLTARPIIDSVLEGYNGTIFAYGQTGTGKTFTMEGVRAVPELRGIIPNSFAHIFGHIAKAEGDTRFLVRVSYLEIYNEEVRDLLGKDQTQRLEVKERPDVGVYIKDLSAYVVNNADDMDRIMTLGHKNRSVGATNMNEHSSRSHAIFTITIECSEKGVDGNMHVRMGKLHLVDLAGSERQTKTGATGQRLKEATKINLSLSTLGNVISALVDGKSTHVPYRNSKLTRLLQDSLGGNSKTMMCANIGPADYNYDETISTLRYANRAKNIKNKARINEDPKDAMLRQFQKEIEELKKKLEEGEEISGSETSDSEEEDEDGEIGEEKRKTRRGKKKVSPDKMVEMQAKIEEERKALETKLDMEEEERNKARAELEKREKDLLKAQQEHQSLLEKLSALEKKVIVGGVDLLAKAEEQEKLLEESNMELEERRKRAEQLRKELEEKEQERLDIEEKYTNLQEEAQGKTKKLKKVWTMLMAAKSEMADLQQEHQREIEGLLENIRQLSRELRLQILIIDNFIPQDYQEMIENYVHWNEDIGEWQLKCVAYTGNNMRKQTPVLDKKEKDPFEVDLSHVYLAYTEESLRQSLMKLERPRTSKGRSRPKTGRRKRSAKPGAVIDSLLQ
- the KIF3A gene encoding kinesin-like protein KIF3A isoform X3, which produces MPINKPEKLDKPESCDNVKVVVRCRPLNDREKATGYKMAVNVDEIRGTITVHKTDSSNEPPKTFTFDTVFGPESKQLDVYNLTARPIIDSVLEGYNGTIFAYGQTGTGKTFTMEGVRAVPELRGIIPNSFAHIFGHIAKAEGDTRFLVRVSYLEIYNEEVRDLLGKDQTQRLEVKERPDVGVYIKDLSAYVVNNADDMDRIMTLGHKNRSVGATNMNEHSSRSHAIFTITIECSEKGVDGNMHVRMGKLHLVDLAGSERQTKTGATGQRLKEATKINLSLSTLGNVISALVDGKSTHVPYRNSKLTRLLQDSLGGNSKTMMCANIGPADYNYDETISTLRYANRAKNIKNKARINEDPKDAMLRQFQKEIEELKKKLEEGEEISGSETSDSEEEDEDGEIGEEKRKTRRGSSSSSSSDSTCSVIEKPLDKSFTNQAGKKKVSPDKMVEMQAKIEEERKALETKLDMEEEERNKARAELEKREKDLLKAQQEHQSLLEKLSALEKKVIVGGVDLLAKAEEQEKLLEESNMELEERRKRAEQLRKELEEKEQERLDIEEKYTNLQEEAQGKTKKLKKVWTMLMAAKSEMADLQQEHQREIEGLLENIRQLSRELRLQILIIDNFIPQDYQEMIENYVHWNEDIGEWQLKCVAYTGNNMRKQTPVLDKKEKDPFEVDLSHVYLAYTEESLRQSLMKLERPRTSKGRSRPKTGRRKRSAKPGAVIDSLLQ
- the KIF3A gene encoding kinesin-like protein KIF3A isoform X1, translating into MPINKPEKLDKPESCDNVKVVVRCRPLNDREKATGYKMAVNVDEIRGTITVHKTDSSNEPPKTFTFDTVFGPESKQLDVYNLTARPIIDSVLEGYNGTIFAYGQTGTGKTFTMEGVRAVPELRGIIPNSFAHIFGHIAKAEGDTRFLVRVSYLEIYNEEVRDLLGKDQTQRLEVKERPDVGVYIKDLSAYVVNNADDMDRIMTLGHKNRSVGATNMNEHSSRSHAIFTITIECSEKGVDGNMHVRMGKLHLVDLAGSERQTKTGATGQRLKEATKINLSLSTLGNVISALVDGKSTHVPYRNSKLTRLLQDSLGGNSKTMMCANIGPADYNYDETISTLRYANRAKNIKNKARINEDPKDAMLRQFQKEIEELKKKLEEGEEISGSETSDSEEEDEDGEIGEEKRKTRRGKKKVSPDKMVEMQAKIEEERKALETKLDMEEEERNKARAELEKREKDLLKAQQEHQSLLEKLSALEKKVIVGGVDLLAKAEEQEKLLEESNMELEERRKRAEQLRKELEEKEQERLDIEEKYTNLQEEAQGKTKKLKKVWTMLMAAKSEMADLQQEHQREIEGLLENIRQLSRELRLQILIIDNFIPQDYQEMIENYVHWNEDIGEWQLKCVAYTGNNMRKQTPVLDKKEKDPFEVDLSHVYLAYTEESLRQSLMKLERPRTSKGRSRPKTGRRKRSAKPGAVIDSLLQ